Proteins from a genomic interval of Lycium ferocissimum isolate CSIRO_LF1 chromosome 2, AGI_CSIRO_Lferr_CH_V1, whole genome shotgun sequence:
- the LOC132045451 gene encoding uncharacterized protein LOC132045451 has translation MLAIFKKSVVDPPKELQSPASLQTSNKAASPEETMKNFLASNSNNGFSIGFMDKALLAYCKPPPSSNAQQRLFCGLNDIYCIFMGSLNNLWALNKQYGLSKGTNEAMLVSEAYRTLRDRGPFPAHEVLKGLEGSFGFVIYDQKAGNVFVALGADETAKLFWGIASDGSVMISDNVDHIKASCLKSFAPFPTGCMYHSESGLKSFEHPSYKMKAMPRVDSEGAMCGACFKVDVYSKLTREDAQRAEQVISSMSSDELERMVRWAARIQTGIQVLKITKDFVMANPGLSLAIFVPILAVFLHLLGYI, from the exons atgttggcaattttcaagaaaagtgtTGTTGATCCACCAAAGGAGCTTCAAAGCCCAGCCTCTTTGCAAACATCAAACAAGGCTGCATCCCCTGAAGAGACTATGAAGAATTTCTTAGCTTCAAATTCCAATAATGGGTTTTCTATTGGATTCATGGATAAGGCATTATTGGCCTATTGCAAACCTCCACCTTCATCAAATGCTCAACAAAG GTTGTTCTGTGGGTTGAATGACATATACTGCATTTTCATGGGAAGCTTGAACAACTTATGGGCACTAAACAAACAATATGGGCTGTCAAAGGGTACCAATGAGGCCATGCTTGTGAGTGAAGCATATCGCACCCTTCGTGACAGGGGCCCATTCCCTGCTCATGAGGTCCTCAAGGGTCTTGAGGGTAGCTTTGGCTTTGTGATTTATGATCAGAAGGCTGGCAATGTCTTTGTTGCCctt GGTGCTGATGAAACAGCAAAGCTGTTCTGGGGAATAGCATCTGATGGATCTGTCATGATCTCTGATAATGTGGATCATATCAAAGCAAGTTGTCTCAAATCATTTGCTCCCTTCCCAACTG GGTGCATGTACCACAGTGAAAGTGGATTGAAGAGCTTTGAGCATCCAAGTTACAAGATGAAAGCAATGCCAAGAGTGGATAGTGAAGGAGCAATGTGTGGAGCTTGCTTCAAAGTTGATGTCTACTCAAAG CTTACAAGGGAGGATGCACAGAGAGCTGAACAGGTGATCTCATCTATGTCATCAGATGAGTTGGAAAGAATGGTGAGATGGGCAGCAAGGATTCAAACTGGAATACAAGTTCTCAAGATTACCAAAGATTTTGTCATGGCAAATCCTGGCCTGAGCTTGGCTATTTTTGTGCCCATTTTAGCAGTCTTCCTACACCTGCTAGGCTACATCTGA
- the LOC132048209 gene encoding F-box protein CPR1-like — protein sequence MSDIPPEVISDIFSRLPVKSLLRFRCVSKSIKTLIDSPTFIQAHLNQHMLKPNSLIITAHHKANNLFCVDNFSSSTQQQQQPKELDHPLKQHDGPTQIMGSCRGLFVISNCMGHNGVWNPSTTMFRKLPVCHFDPPSKTPHESGPGMAQMCGGFGYDSSADDYKVVAIAQWYHPDDQPPLFSETRIYSLKFGGWKKVKENCPHWLLLEDYGTFAGGALHWIVTKKKSVRSSPLIRLNLGSERFEQVPFPDNLGEPIQLNMAALGECLCLLAGHFTSRNANVLDHLDIWMMKDDQSWIKFFKVDQLDGRQHFTCLRPIAYSVTGKEVLMEMDSKKFLWYSLEKKSLKHAKITGGLDCFESFVTFENLAPLYGKDRIEETD from the coding sequence ATGTCGGACATTCCACCTGAAGTTATCAGTGATATATTTTCTCGACTTCCAGTTAAGTCTTTGCTCAGATTCAGGTGCGTTTCAAAATCAATCAAAACCCTCATAGACAGCCCAACATTCATCCAAGCACACTTAAACCAACACATGCTTAAGCCCAACTCGCTTATTATCACGGCCCACCACAAGGCTAACAACCTTTTCTGTGTTGACAACTTCAGTAGttcaacccaacaacaacaacaaccaaaagagCTTGACCACCCACTGAAGCAACACGATGGCCCAACTCAGATAATGGGTTCTTGTCGTGGTTTGTTTGTGATATCTAACTGCATGGGTCATAATGGTGTCTGGAATCCTTCAACTACCATGTTTAGGAAATTGCCTGTTTGTCATTTCGATCCTCCAAGCAAAACTCCACATGAAAGTGGTCCAGGGATGGCCCAAATGTGTGGTGGTTTTGGGTATGATAGTTCTGCTGATGATTATAAGGTGGTTGCAATAGCCCAATGGTATCATCCTGATGATCAACCTCCCTTATTTTCCGAGACAAGGATTTATAGTTTGAAGTTTGGTGGGTGGAAGAAGGTTAAGGAGAATTGTCCTCACTGGTTGCTTTTGGAAGATTATGGTACCTTTGCTGGAGGTGCATTGCATTGGATTGTAACTAAGAAAAAATCTGTAAGGTCGAGCCCATTGATTCGTCTTAATCTTGGAAGTGAGAGGTTTGAGCAGGTGCCATTTCCTGACAATTTGGGTGAGCCAATACAATTGAATATGGCAGCATTGGGAGAATGTCTTTGCTTGCTTGCAGGTCATTTCACCAGTAGGAATGCAAATGTGTTGGATCATCTTGACATATGGATGATGAAGGACGACCAGTCTTGGATTAAGTTTTTTAAAGTTGACCAGTTAGACGGTCGTCAACATTTTACTTGTCTAAGGCCAATAGCATATTCAGTGACTGGAAAGGAAGTTCTTATGGAAATGGATAGCAAGAAGTTTCTTTGGTATAGTCTTGAAAAGAAGTCCCTCAAACATGCTAAGATTACTGGTGgattggattgttttgaatccTTTGTCACTTTTGAAAACCTTGCCCCCTTATATGGAAAGGATAGGATCGAAGAAACGGATTGA